The Megalops cyprinoides isolate fMegCyp1 chromosome 12, fMegCyp1.pri, whole genome shotgun sequence genome contains a region encoding:
- the efr3ba gene encoding protein EFR3 homolog B produces MPVPNLLGPRRLVLDCSALLDHRVGGGVCGCCGALRPRYKRLVDNIFPEDPEDGLVKANMEKLTFYALSAPEKLDRIGAYLSERLSRDVARHRYGYVCIAMEALDQLLMACHCQSINLFVESFLKMVRKLLESDKPNLQILGTNSFVKFANIEEDTPSYHRSYDFFVSRFSEMCHSSYEDPDVRTKIRMAGIRGLQGVVRKTVNDELQANIWDPQHMDKIVPSLLFNLQQDEGGDSCASSPPQASEKEKENPAELTERCFRELLGRAAYGNIKNAVTPVLMHLDNHSLWESKTFAVRCFKIIMYSIQSQHSHLVIQQLLGHLDANSKNSATVRAGIVEVLSEAAVIEASGSVGPTVLEVFNTLLRQLRLSVDYELTGSYHPENTGGPEVKEQEERQLREAVIKTIGSFANTLPTYQRSEVMLFIMGKIPIPGMHPIFGSADSGFEGSRMIQLMLLKSLLRVTSGFQTTNMLMALPTSFLDPLLSFTLMEDTEIRLLVLEILVSLIDRHDNRPKFSSISIISDISILKLKVDKCSRQDNLFMKKHSQRLYRHIFLACKEENSAQLHFETLYALLALISMELANEEVVVDLIRLALALQELALTNEETLPVYNRCALHALSAAYLNLICQLTTVPSFCQHIQEVIEARQKEFPFLLPEDIFIEEPRIPLNLEKLEGQVLFLQAKITEVLGGSGYNADRLATPYIPQLTEEDRLAKRKSIGDTISLQVEVDSRNSPEREERSPAEEITFETLKKAIVDSIGTEQQEREKRRQVVEKFQKAPFEEIAAHCGARASLLQSKLNQIFEITIRPPPSPSGSISAGQGQSQRRSVPVYEMKFPDLCVY; encoded by the exons gAGTCTGTGGTTGCTGCGGGGCGTTACGGCCTCGGTACAAAAGACTCGTGGACAACATCTTCCCAGAGGACCCTGAG GACGGCCTGGTCAAAGCCAACATGGAAAAGCTGACCTTCTACGCCCTGTCGGCCCCGGAGAAGCTGGACCGCATTGGGGCATACCTCTCCGAGAGGCTGTCCCGGGACGTGGCGCGGCACAGATACGG gtaCGTGTGCATTGCCATGGAGGCGCTGGACCAGCTGCTGATGGCCTGCCACTGTCAGAGTATTAACCTGTTTGTGGAGAGTTTCCTGAAGATGGTGCGCAAGCTGCTGGAGTCAGACAAGCCCAACCTGCAGATCCTGGGCACCAACTCG tTTGTGAAGTTTGCCAACATCGAGGAGGACACACCCTCGTACCATCGCAGCTACGACTTCTTTGTGTCGCGCTTCAGTGAGATGTGTCACTCCAGCTACGAGGATCCTGACGTTCGCACAAA GATCCGCATGGCGGGAATCAGGGGTCTGCAGGGTGTGGTGAGGAAGACGGTCAATGACGAACTGCAGGCCAACATCTGGGACCCGCAGCACATGGACAAGATCGTCCCGTCCCTCCTGTTCAACCTGCAGCAGGATGAGGGCGGGGACAG CTGTGCATCCTCGCCGCCGCAGGCctcagagaaggagaaagagaaccCAGCGGAGCTGACAGAGCGCTGCTTCAGGGAGCTGCTGGGGAGAGCTGCTTATGGCAACATCAAGAACGCAGTCACACCTGTGCTCAT gCACCTTGATAACCACTCACTGTGGGAGAGCAAAACCTTTGCAGTGCGCTGCTTCAAGATCATTATGTACTCCATCCAG TCCCAACACTCTCACCTGGTGATCCAGCAGCTGCTGGGACACCTGGATGCCAACAGTAAGAACTCAGCCACAGTGCGAGCTGGGATAGTGGAGGTGCTGTCGGAGGCAGCGGTCATAGAGGCCAGCGGCTCTGTGG GCCCCACCGTGCTGGAGGTGTTTAACACTCTGCTGAGGCAGCTCCGTCTCAGTGTGGACTACGAGCTGACCGGCTCCTACCACCCCGAGAACACCGGCGGCCCAGAGGTcaaagagcaggaggagaggcagcTCAGGGAGGCTGTCATCAAGACCAtcg GTTCCTTTGCTAACACTCTGCCCACGTACCAGCGCTCAGAGGTCATGCTGTTCATCATGGGAAAGATCCCCATTCCCGGGATGCACCCCATCTTTGGCTCGGCCGATTCCGg GTTCGAGGGAAGCCGCATGATTCAACTTATGCTGCTGAAGTCACTTTTACGG GTGACCTCAGGTTTCCAGACCACCAACATGCTGATGGCCCTGCCCACCTCCTTCCTGGACCCCCTGCTGTCCTTCACCCTGATGGAGGACACCGAGATTCggctgctggtgctggagaTATTGGTCAGCCTCATCGATCGCCACGACAACCGGCCCAAGTTCTCCTCCATCAG CATCATATCAGATATCTCCATCCTGAAGCTGAAAGTGGATAAGTGCTCCCGACAGGACAACCTCTTCATGAAGAAG caCTCTCAGAGGCTGTACCGCCACATCTTCCTGGCCTGCAAAGAGGAGAACAGCGCTCAGCTGCACTTCGAGACACTCTACGCCCTATTGGCTCTCATCAGCATGGAGCTGGCCAatgaggaggtggtggtggaccTCATTCGCCTGGCCCTGGCCCTGCAG GAACTGGCTCTGACCAATGAGGAGACCCTCCCTGTGTATAACCGCTGTGCCCTCCACGCCCTGTCCGCTGCCTACCTCAACCTCATCTGCCAGCTGACCACCGTGCCCAGCTTCTGCCAGCACATCCAGGAG GTGATCGAGGCACGACAGAAAGAATTCCCTTTCCTGCTCCCCGAGGACATCTTCATCGAGGAACCTCG aaTCCCTCTGaacctggagaagctggagggaCAGGTGCTGTTCCTACAGGCCAAAATCACAGAGGTGCTGGGGGGCAGTGGGTACAACGCTGACCGACTGGCGACCCCCTACATCCCCCAGCTCACAG AGGAAGACCGGCTCGCCAAGAGGAAGAGTATCGGGGACACCATCTcgctgcaggtggaggtggacTCGAGGAACAGcccggagagagaggag AGAAGCCCTGCAGAGGAGATCACATTTGAAACTTTGAAAAAGGCCATCG TGGACAGCATCGGGACGGAGCAGCAGGAGCGTGAGAAGAGGAGGCAGGTGGTGGAGAAGTTCCAAAAGGCGCCTTTCGAGGAGATAGCTGCTCACTGTGGGG